Below is a window of Escherichia coli DSM 30083 = JCM 1649 = ATCC 11775 DNA.
AAAAAAGGAGAAAACGTCGATGTGGCGTGGACGCTTACCCGTCTGGCGCGCAACGCGGCGATCCAACGAATTAATTATTGCAATGAAGCGGGTGAACAGGCCGGATTCAACATTACCCCGGTGATTGCAGAAGCGTGCGAGCTTGTCGACAAACGTGCTACCGCGCTGGCGCTGAAAGATCAGACTGAACGGTTACGCGGGGCCGGAGCCGAGTTAAGCCAGTTACGCCTGGAAGAGCCGATCACCAGCTCCCAGCTGGAAGGTGCGAATACTACAACGCTGGTGGCGAGAAAAATGCTGGAAACAGGGCGGTCGCCACGCACTGAAGACGAGCATATGATTGCGGGAAATGCCCGGCTGATGGCGGAAATTCCGCACTTACTCGCAGAACCGCTGACACCTGCGCTTATTCGCCAGTTACATGCCATTGGTATGGGTGGAATCAATGACGCGAAATATCGTCCGGGAGAATTTCGTGAAACAGATGATGTTGTGATCGCCGACTATGATGGCAATATAGTGCATCAACCGTCCGCTGCGGCATTGTTACCGGAACGGCTGGAAAAAGTTTGCCAGTGGTTAAACAGCCATGAAGGGTATATTCATCCGTTGGTCCGTGCCTGCATTCTGCATTTTATGCTGGCCCATGAACATCCATTTCGCGATGGCAACGGGCGCACCAGTCGGGCGCTGTTTTACTGGTATATGCTGAAATCGGGCTACGATGTCTTTAAATATATTTCCATCAGCAGTTTGCTTCATGCTGCACCGGTCAAATATGCCGCCAGCTACCAGTACACTGAATCAGATGGTATGGATCTGACTTATTTCCTTGAATATCAGGCGGGTGTCATTAAACGTGCTCTGCAAAACTGGCAGCAGCATATCGATGAAATTACACAACGAAGCGCAAAACTCGATAGTGTGCTGTTTAGCTCTGGTGTGCTTAAACGCCTGAATCCGCGCCAGGTAACGCTCCTGAATGTGATGCTCGCCAATCCGGGGAAAGAGTACACAGTTGCTGAAATTAGTGTGAGTCTGAGCGTCTCGGATAATACGGCGCGGACCGATTTACGGACAATTGTTAAAGAAGGATTCGCGCAAGAGAAAAGAATTAATAACCAGCAAGCAGTGTACGTCGCACACTACCCGCTGTAGCTTTTGCCCGTAAATTCGTGATAGCCGTCGTAAAGCTGTTACCGACTGGCGAAGATTTCGCCAGTCACGTCTACCCTTGTTATACCTCACACAGCAAGGAGACGATCATGACCAATAATCCCCCTTCAGCACAGATTAAGCCCGGCGAGTATGGTTTCCCCCTCAAATTAAAAGCCCGCTACGACAACTTTATCGGTGGCGAATGGGTAGCGCCTGCCGATGGCGAGTATTACCAGAACCTGACGCCGGTGACCGGGCAGCTACTGTGCGAAGTGGCGTCTTCGGGCAAACGAGACATCGATCTGGCGCTGGATGCTGCGCATAAAGTGAAAGATAAATGGGCGCACACCTCGGTGCAGGATCGCGCGGCGATTCTGTTTAAGATTGCCGATCGAATGGAACAAAACCTTGAACTTTTAGCGACGGCAGAAACCTGGGATAACGGCAAACCCATTCGCGAAACCAGTGCTGCCGACGTGCCGCTGGCGATTGATCATTTTCGCTATTTCGCCTCGTGTATTCGGGCGCAGGAAGGTGGGATCAGTGAAGTGGATAGCGAAACCGTGGCCTATCATTTCCATGAACCGTTAGGCGTGGTGGGGCAGATTATCCCGTGGAACTTCCCGCTGCTGATGGCGAGCTGGAAAATGGCTCCCGCGCTGGCGGCTGGCAACTGTGTGGTGCTGAAACCCGCACGTCTTACTCCGCTTTCTGTACTGCTGCTAATGGAAATCGTCGGTGATTTACTGCCGCCAGGGGTGGTGAACGTGGTCAACGGCGCAGGTGGGGAAATTGGCGAATATCTGGCGACCTCGAAACGCATCGCCAAAGTGGCGTTTACCGGCTCAACGGAAGTGGGCCAACAAATTATGCAATACGCCACGCAAAACATTATTCCGGTGACGCTGGAGCTGGGCGGCAAATCGCCAAATATCTTCTTTGCTGATGTGATGGATGAAGAAGATGCCTTTTTCGATAAAGCGCTGGAAGGCTTTGCACTGTTTGCCTTTAACCAGGGCGAAGTTTGCACCTGTCCAAGCCGTGCTTTAGTGCAGGAGTCTATCTACGAACGCTTTATGGAACGCGCTATCCGCCGTGTCGAAAGCATTCGCAGCGGTAACCCGCTCGACAGCGTGACGCAAATGGGCGCGCAGGTTTCTCACGGGCAACTGGAAACCATCCTCAACTACATTGATATCGGTAAAAAAGAGGGCGCTGATGTGCTCACCGGCGGGCGACGCAAGCTGCTGGAAGGCGAACTGAAAGACGGCTACTACCTCGAACCGACGATTCTGTTTGGTCAGAACAATATGCGCGTGTTCCAGGAGGAGATTTTTGGCCCGGTGCTGGCGGTAACCACCTTCAAAACGATGGAAGAAGCGCTGGAGCTGGCGAACGATACGCAATATGGTCTGGGCGCGGGCGTCTGGAGCCGCAACGGTAATCTGGCCTATAAGATGGGGCGCGGCATTCAGGCAGGGCGCGTGTGGACCAACTGTTATCACGCTTACCCGGCACATGCGGCGTTTGGCGGCTACAAACAATCAGGCATTGGCCGTGAAACCCACAAAATGATGCTTGAGCATTACCAGCAAACCAAGTGCCTGCTGGTGAGCTACTCGGATAAACCGTTGGGGCTGTTCTGATGTGAAAGGCTGCCCGGCGTGTATTGCCGGGCACTCTCAGGTATGGCTACTGCCCGTAATAGGCATTGGCCCCATGCTTACGCAGGTAGTGCTTATCCAGCAGTTCGTTTTGCATCGCAGGGAGCTGTGGCGCAAGCTGGCGCGAGAACAGACCCATATAGGCGCACTCTTCCAGTACCACGGCGTTATGCACCGCATCGGCGGCATTTTTTCCCCAGGCGAACGGGCCGTGAGAATGCACCAGTACCGCCGGGATTTGTGCCGGGTTCAACCCACGCTCTTCGAAGGTTTTAATGATCACTTCGCCGGTCTGGTATTCATACTCGCCGTTGATCTCTTCTGCGGTCATCAGGCGCGTGCAGGGGATGGCTCCGTAAAAATAATCGGCGTGAGTAGTGCCCCAGGCGGGGAGATCAAGTCCGGCCTGCGACCAGATGGTGGCGTGGCGCGAGTGGGTATGCACTATGCCGCCAATCTCCGCAAAGCGACGGTAAAGCGCCAGATGCGTTGGCGTGTCGGAAGAGGGCTTTTTGCTGCCTTCCACCACCTTGCCGCTGGCTATCTCAACCACCACCATATCGTCGGCGGTCATTACCTCATACTCAACGCCGGAAGGCTTAATCACCATCCATTGCCGCGTTTCGTCTATCGCGCTGACATTGCCCCAGGTGAACGTCACCAGATGATGAACGGGAAGCGCCAGGTTTGCCGCCAGCACGTCAGCTTTCAGTTGCTCTAACATATAAATCCGGCCTCCTGCATACGCGCTTCAATCCAGCGCCGCGCCTGAATAATCTCCAGCACCGGCTCTTTGGCTTTTTCGGTCCACATTTCAATCAGAAATGATCCGCGATAGTTCAGCTCATGCAGCGTTTTGAAGATGCCAACAAAATCGACACAGCCTTCGCCAAACGGCACATCGCGGAACTGTCCGGGGCTATGTTCGGTAACGGGTTGAGTGTCTTTCAGGTGGATGGCGGCGATACGGTCGATGCCCAGTTTCAGTTCGGCGGGAACATCATTGCCCCAGGCGCTGAGATTGCCTACGTCCGGGTAAACGGTGAACCACGGTGACGCAAGCATTTCGTCCCACTTTTTCCATTTGCTGATAGAGTTCATAAACGCGGTGTCCATAATCTCCACCGCCAGCATGACTTGTGATGCCGCTGCCTGTTCAACCGCCCACGCCAGCCCTTCAGCAAACCGTTGCTGGGTGCCTTCGTCATGATCCTCGTAATAGACGTCGTAACCTGCCAGTTGAATAGTACGAATGCCGAGATCGCGCGCCAGGCGAATCGCTTTACTCATAATCTCCCGCGCCCGCTGGCGCACGGCGTCGTCCCGGCTACCAAAAGGAAAACGACGATGTGCGGACAGGCACATTGACGGAATAGCAACACCCGTTTCGATCATCGCAGTGACCAGCGAAGCACGTTGTGCGGCGCTCCAGTCAAGACGTGACAACCGTTCGTCGGTTTCATCCACCGACATTTCGACAAAATCAAAACCACAGCTTTTTGCCAGCACCAGCCGCTCCGGCCAGGAGAGATCTTTCGCCAGCGCTTTTTCATAAATGCCTAACGGATGATTACGCACGCTTGCCTCCCCAGATGGAGTCGATTTGCGCATGGAAATCGCCAGCCACTTGCGCCGGATTTGCTGCGCCTGCCAGCGCCCGTCCGGCAATAAACGCTTTCACGCGGATCTCTTTAAACAGCGGCAGGTCAGCAGGGGTAATCCCGCCGGTAATGGAAAGCTCAAGGCCGATATCGGAAAGCGCCTTCATGCGTGCCAGATCGGCCTCGCCCCACTGTTGCCCGCTGGCCTGCGCGTCACGACCACGATGATAAATGGCCTGCCGCACGCCAATACGATGCCAGTCACGGGCATCGTCCAGCGTCCAGTTGCCGAACAGCTCGATCTGGATTTCACCGCCGCAGCGTTGCGCCATCGCGTGGCCTTTTTCCACCGTGGCGAGCGGCGCGGCGCAGATGATGGTCATCCAGTTAGCGCCTGCGCCAAATGCCTGTTGCGCGAGCGTTTCACCCGCGTCGGCGACCTTCCAGTCGGCAACGATGATTTTGTCAGGGCACTGTTCGCGCAAGGCTTTCACGGCGCCAAGCCCTTCGTTTAAACAGAGAATGGTGCCTGCTTCGACAATATCGACGCTGTCTTTTAACCGCGTCACGTCGCGCTGCGCGGCTTCAAGTGATGAGTGGTCGAGGGCCAGTTGCAGAAGTGGTCGACTCATAATGTGTGCTCCTTGATGCGGGCGTGATAACCCTGAAGTGCGGTAATGAGATGTTGATAGCGTTGGTATTTTTGTTGGTAAAGCTGATGGGCGGCCATATCCGGCAGCAGGGTGCGTACCGGGTGTCGCAAGTCACGTTGGGCTTCGCTGAAATCGCGATAAACCCCGGTACCGACGCGGGCGGCAAGTGCCGCACCAAAGCAGCCGGTTTCTTCCACCTGCGGCAGCTCGATACGCAGACCGCTGACGTCCGCCAGCATTTGCATCCAGACATCGGAGTGCGCCGGGCCGCCAGTGACGCGCAGGGTGTGCACATCAGTAAAACGTTCGCGCATCCGGTTGAGATGGGTCATATGGCTGAACACCACCCCTTCATAGATGGCCTGTAAGAGGTGTGCACGGGTGTGAATGGCCTGCATCCCGTAGAAACCACTGGTCATTTCGAGTCCGGCGTTGCTGCCGTACAGGAACGGCAGGAAGAAGAGATCGCCACCGGCTTTCGGCAAACTGGCAACGGCCTGATTAATCTCAGCAAATGAGATTTCTCCCCACTGTGCGGTAAACCATTCGAGATTGCCGGAAGAGGTGGGGCTGGCTTCGTGAACGATAAATTGACCATCGTTAACGTAGCGACCATAGACATACGGATGCGCTTCACCGTCACGTAAACCGTGGGTTATGCCGCTGGTCACCGCCCAGGTCCCCATCACCGCATTGAGGGTGAATTCGTCTTCGAGTCCGGCGCAGAGTGCGGTGGAAACCACATCAAACAGGCCGCCGACAACGGGGGTACCCGCTTTCAGACCGGTCAGTACGGCTGTCTGAGCGGTGATTTCCCCGCAGATTTCGGCAGATCCGACAACAGGCGGCAGGGCGTGATTGATTTCAGCGATCCCCAGCCAGTCGGTAAGGTACGGGTCATATTCCCCGCGACCCATGTTGTAGAGATTGGACTCAGAAATATTGCTCTCTTCGCAACCTTTGACGCCGGTTAAACACCAGCGCAGGTAGTCGTGCGTCATCATCACGCAGCCAATTTGCGCGTAGCGTTCTGGTTTGTGCTCTTTCAGCCAGCGTAACAGCGACACCGGATGCCCGGTCCATAAGGTTTGTCGGGTCAGCGGATAGAGTTTTTCCGGGATGCCATCTTTCTGCCAGCGACGAACGATTTCCATCGCCCGGCGATCCGAGGACAAAATGGCGTTACCGAGCGGTTTGTCGTTTTTATCAAGTAGAAATAAGCCCTTTCCCTGCGCGGAGATGCCGATACCGACAATTTGTTCCCCGCTGACGCCAGAATGGGTAAGCAGGGCGCGAATGACAGCAGTGCAACATTGCCACAGTTCTGCCATGTCGCGCTCTGCCCAGCCTGGCTGTGGACTTAATGCGCACAGCGGCAGGCGCTGCACGCCCGCCTCCCGGCCTTCTCGGTCATACAGCCCGGCTTTCAGCCAGCTACCGCCACAATCTAACCCCAGCCAGTATTGCGTCATGGTTTATTGCACCTCATCCACGGCTTTCAGCAGATCAGCACCCTGCGGAACATCTTTAACAAACATGTCACGGACCTGGGTACCCAGCGCATCGCTAAAGGCTTTGCGGTCGAGATCGGTGATGACTTCCACGCCCGCTTCTTTCATACCGTCGATGATTTTTTGCTGATCTTCGGCGACCAGTTTGCGCTGATAGCTACCCGCTTCCTGTGCAGATGAGATCAGTGCTTGCTGGAACTCCGGGGTTAAGCCATCAAACTTCGCTTTGTTGATCACCACCAGAAGCGGCGAATAGGCGTGATGGGTCAGAGAAAGGTACTTCTGCACTTCATAAAATTTTGCTGACCAGACGACGTTGATCGGGTGTTCCTGAGCGTCGATAGTGCGGGTTTCCAGCCCGGTATAGACTTCGGCAAACGGCATCGGGATCGGGTTAGCGCCAAAAACTTTAAATGCAGCGATATTCATCGGGCTGTTGTTGGTGCGGATTTTCAACCCTTTCAGGTCGGCAGGCGTTTTGACCGGTGCACGCGAGTTGGTGACATCGCGCCAGCCGTTTTCCCAGTAGGCCAGTACTTTCAGCCCCTTACCTTCAAGGGAGACTTTCAGGTCATCACCGACTTTGCCGTCGAGCGTTTTATGCGCGTGAGCGGTATCGCGGAACAGGAACGGGACATCGAGCAGGTTGATGACGGGCGAGAGTCCCGTAAAGTTGTTAGAGCCAGACATCTCCATATCAATAGTGCCGCCACGCACGCCGCTGATCATCGCCTGCGCATTACCAAGGGTGCTATCCGGGAACAGTTTTAATTTCAGTTCGCCTTTGGTTTTTTCCTGCAGTAATTCATTAAATTTTTTCGCCGCAATATGTTGTGAATCGGTTTGTGAGGTTTCATAACCGAAACGTAATGATTGTGCCGCCAGAGAAGATGTGCTGAACGTCGCCACTCCGGCAATTAATAAAGCGTAGGTTACAGAACGTAATTTCATTATGATTTCCTTTTAACTCATCCATTTAAGAGGAGCGGTAATGAGCTCCGGTATAAAAATAAATAATGCTAACAACATGAATAAAACCATGACGTAAGGCGCAACGCCTTTTACCGCATCGTCAAATTTAAGTTTCGCCACGCCGCATACCACGTTAAGAACATTACCGACTGGAGGCGTAATCAGTGATATTGAACAGTTGATAATAAACATGATGCCGAAATAGACCGGATCTATTCCCGCTTCTTTCACTAATGGCATTAATACTGGTGTAAGAATTAATACGGTAGGCGTTAAGTCCATGACCGTACTGATCACCATAATAGCGAGCATAATGACGATGAATAATAAGCGAGGCGAATCAACCAACGGTTGTAATAGCTCCGATACCATCATGGGTAATTCGGCGATCGTAATAAGCCATGCAGATACCGCAGCAGAGGCCACCAGGAACATCACCACGGATGTGGTTTTTGCCGCGTTAATCAGCACATGATAAAGCGTGGAGAAGGTCATCTCGCGATAGACCACCACCGAGACGAACAGAGCGTAGAAGGCGGCAACCGCGCCTGCTTCGGTCGGTGTAAATAACCCCGAACGGAAACCGCCAATAATAATTATCGGTAAAAAGAGCGCCCAAATACCGGAAACTAAGGATTGCCAGACTTCTCGCAGTGAGGCTTTCGGCTGACAAGGTAAATTCAGTCGTTTTGCCTGCCACCACCAGGTAACCATCAGCGTGACGCCCATCATGATGCCTGGCGCAATGCCCGCCATAAACAGTTTGCTGATGGAGAGTCCGCTGGAGACGCCGAAGATAATGAGTGGTATGGAAGGCGGGATAATGGCCGCAATAATCCCCCCGGAACCGATAAGCCCGGCGGCGCGGTTTACCGGATAGCTGGCCTGGCGCATCATCGGCACCAGCAGCGCCGCGACAGCTGCGGTATCAGCAACCGCAGAACCGGACAGGCTTGCCATGATCATCGCTGCCAGCACGCCCACGTAACCCAGACCGCCTGGCCTGTGGCCTACCAGTTTCATTGGCAAGTCGACGATACGTTGCGACAGGCCGCCCGCGTTCATGATCTCACCCGCCAGTACAAAGAAGGGGATGGCTAACAGGGAGAAGCTGTCTGCGCCATTTACCAACGTTTGTGCCAGAATTTGCACATCAAAGATATCCATCCAGAACATCAATGAAATGCCGCACAGTAATAATGCCCAGGCGATGGGAACGCCAATTGCGATAGCCCCTAACAAACTGACAATAAATATAAGGATTGTCATCGTCAGGCTCCTTGTTGGTTTCGGCTGGGGGTATTTGTGAACTGCCGGTATAAGTGACGCAATTCCAGCAATGCGATAATCAGACTGGTGGGGATAGCGGCGGCGTACATTAAGCCAATGGGGACGCCAAGAATGGGCGATAAGTTGCTCCAGTCTTGCGCTGTTTTTTCTATAGCGCCCCAGGCCAGCCCCAGACACAGCAATAAAATGAGCGTATGGGTTAGCAGCGAAACACGTTGTTGATTAGCCGGTGAGAGTTTTTCGACTAAAAAAGTAACCTGCACATGGCTGTTGTCCATATAAGCAACGATTGCGCCAATAAAGGTTAACCAGACAAATAAAAGTCGGGATAATTCATCAATCGATAATATACTTGTGTGGAATCCATATCGAAGAATGATATTAATAAAAATAATACAAGACAGTATTGCGATGATGATCGCAAGAATGCCTTCGAGTATCCGTTTCATAACGAGTCCTTCTGGTTATGCAATATTTTTTATGCGCTAATGTTGTTAATATTCGTAATAATTATCAGAAAACGGCTAATTAGATATTCAAAGTGATATATAAATGGTTCTGTTTAACGAGATTCATTCAGAGAGTGAATGCCGTTGCGTAATATTTCGATGCGATGGTGCACATCAGCCGTCGCATTTATTTCCAGTAGCTTGATCCCAGCAAAATGCAATGTTGACGATTCTGCTACATTAAATAACTCGCGAACATGATCTGTGGTCATCAGGCTTTCTGCGCAGAATGGTGCAAACGGTGCGTGTAAATCCTGCCATTCGCCGTATGCCCCGTTTAGCGTCGTACCAGAGAACATTAACGCGCCGAGTTTTCCGGCTTGTTTCGCCATTTGGGTGTGGGTCAGCGGCAGCGTTGTATTGCGCCCTTCAATGGCAGAGCGCGCCCAGTTGATACAGATGCTGATGTCATAATCGGTAATAACTTCCAGCACATTTTCTAAAGGCAAAAAGCCTTTTCGGGGGGAAGAAGATGTCATGGCGTCGCAGTGTTCCAGCACCAGCTTGCACGGCCAGTCCCAACTGGCGATTTCTTTCAATGAGCGGGCAAAAGCGTCCGTCGCTTGCATAACATTAGGATTCGTTGCTAACGGTGCAGCCTGGAGCTCCAGTGCGAGCACTTTATTA
It encodes the following:
- a CDS encoding Fic family protein codes for the protein MAIKSPPGLIPLSHLSGEELLAHLRFNRVTDEKGRYLPFDELQYRIKKGENVDVAWTLTRLARNAAIQRINYCNEAGEQAGFNITPVIAEACELVDKRATALALKDQTERLRGAGAELSQLRLEEPITSSQLEGANTTTLVARKMLETGRSPRTEDEHMIAGNARLMAEIPHLLAEPLTPALIRQLHAIGMGGINDAKYRPGEFRETDDVVIADYDGNIVHQPSAAALLPERLEKVCQWLNSHEGYIHPLVRACILHFMLAHEHPFRDGNGRTSRALFYWYMLKSGYDVFKYISISSLLHAAPVKYAASYQYTESDGMDLTYFLEYQAGVIKRALQNWQQHIDEITQRSAKLDSVLFSSGVLKRLNPRQVTLLNVMLANPGKEYTVAEISVSLSVSDNTARTDLRTIVKEGFAQEKRINNQQAVYVAHYPL
- the aldB gene encoding aldehyde dehydrogenase AldB, which codes for MTNNPPSAQIKPGEYGFPLKLKARYDNFIGGEWVAPADGEYYQNLTPVTGQLLCEVASSGKRDIDLALDAAHKVKDKWAHTSVQDRAAILFKIADRMEQNLELLATAETWDNGKPIRETSAADVPLAIDHFRYFASCIRAQEGGISEVDSETVAYHFHEPLGVVGQIIPWNFPLLMASWKMAPALAAGNCVVLKPARLTPLSVLLLMEIVGDLLPPGVVNVVNGAGGEIGEYLATSKRIAKVAFTGSTEVGQQIMQYATQNIIPVTLELGGKSPNIFFADVMDEEDAFFDKALEGFALFAFNQGEVCTCPSRALVQESIYERFMERAIRRVESIRSGNPLDSVTQMGAQVSHGQLETILNYIDIGKKEGADVLTGGRRKLLEGELKDGYYLEPTILFGQNNMRVFQEEIFGPVLAVTTFKTMEEALELANDTQYGLGAGVWSRNGNLAYKMGRGIQAGRVWTNCYHAYPAHAAFGGYKQSGIGRETHKMMLEHYQQTKCLLVSYSDKPLGLF
- the araD gene encoding L-ribulose-5-phosphate 4-epimerase, whose amino-acid sequence is MLEQLKADVLAANLALPVHHLVTFTWGNVSAIDETRQWMVIKPSGVEYEVMTADDMVVVEIASGKVVEGSKKPSSDTPTHLALYRRFAEIGGIVHTHSRHATIWSQAGLDLPAWGTTHADYFYGAIPCTRLMTAEEINGEYEYQTGEVIIKTFEERGLNPAQIPAVLVHSHGPFAWGKNAADAVHNAVVLEECAYMGLFSRQLAPQLPAMQNELLDKHYLRKHGANAYYGQ
- the sgbU gene encoding L-ribulose-5-phosphate 3-epimerase, which encodes MRNHPLGIYEKALAKDLSWPERLVLAKSCGFDFVEMSVDETDERLSRLDWSAAQRASLVTAMIETGVAIPSMCLSAHRRFPFGSRDDAVRQRAREIMSKAIRLARDLGIRTIQLAGYDVYYEDHDEGTQQRFAEGLAWAVEQAAASQVMLAVEIMDTAFMNSISKWKKWDEMLASPWFTVYPDVGNLSAWGNDVPAELKLGIDRIAAIHLKDTQPVTEHSPGQFRDVPFGEGCVDFVGIFKTLHELNYRGSFLIEMWTEKAKEPVLEIIQARRWIEARMQEAGFIC
- the ulaD gene encoding 3-keto-L-gulonate-6-phosphate decarboxylase UlaD, whose amino-acid sequence is MSRPLLQLALDHSSLEAAQRDVTRLKDSVDIVEAGTILCLNEGLGAVKALREQCPDKIIVADWKVADAGETLAQQAFGAGANWMTIICAAPLATVEKGHAMAQRCGGEIQIELFGNWTLDDARDWHRIGVRQAIYHRGRDAQASGQQWGEADLARMKALSDIGLELSITGGITPADLPLFKEIRVKAFIAGRALAGAANPAQVAGDFHAQIDSIWGGKRA
- the lyxK gene encoding L-xylulokinase, whose amino-acid sequence is MTQYWLGLDCGGSWLKAGLYDREGREAGVQRLPLCALSPQPGWAERDMAELWQCCTAVIRALLTHSGVSGEQIVGIGISAQGKGLFLLDKNDKPLGNAILSSDRRAMEIVRRWQKDGIPEKLYPLTRQTLWTGHPVSLLRWLKEHKPERYAQIGCVMMTHDYLRWCLTGVKGCEESNISESNLYNMGRGEYDPYLTDWLGIAEINHALPPVVGSAEICGEITAQTAVLTGLKAGTPVVGGLFDVVSTALCAGLEDEFTLNAVMGTWAVTSGITHGLRDGEAHPYVYGRYVNDGQFIVHEASPTSSGNLEWFTAQWGEISFAEINQAVASLPKAGGDLFFLPFLYGSNAGLEMTSGFYGMQAIHTRAHLLQAIYEGVVFSHMTHLNRMRERFTDVHTLRVTGGPAHSDVWMQMLADVSGLRIELPQVEETGCFGAALAARVGTGVYRDFSEAQRDLRHPVRTLLPDMAAHQLYQQKYQRYQHLITALQGYHARIKEHTL
- the yiaO gene encoding 2,3-diketo-L-gulonate TRAP transporter substrate-binding protein YiaO, whose amino-acid sequence is MKLRSVTYALLIAGVATFSTSSLAAQSLRFGYETSQTDSQHIAAKKFNELLQEKTKGELKLKLFPDSTLGNAQAMISGVRGGTIDMEMSGSNNFTGLSPVINLLDVPFLFRDTAHAHKTLDGKVGDDLKVSLEGKGLKVLAYWENGWRDVTNSRAPVKTPADLKGLKIRTNNSPMNIAAFKVFGANPIPMPFAEVYTGLETRTIDAQEHPINVVWSAKFYEVQKYLSLTHHAYSPLLVVINKAKFDGLTPEFQQALISSAQEAGSYQRKLVAEDQQKIIDGMKEAGVEVITDLDRKAFSDALGTQVRDMFVKDVPQGADLLKAVDEVQ
- the yiaN gene encoding 2,3-diketo-L-gulonate TRAP transporter large permease YiaN, which codes for MTILIFIVSLLGAIAIGVPIAWALLLCGISLMFWMDIFDVQILAQTLVNGADSFSLLAIPFFVLAGEIMNAGGLSQRIVDLPMKLVGHRPGGLGYVGVLAAMIMASLSGSAVADTAAVAALLVPMMRQASYPVNRAAGLIGSGGIIAAIIPPSIPLIIFGVSSGLSISKLFMAGIAPGIMMGVTLMVTWWWQAKRLNLPCQPKASLREVWQSLVSGIWALFLPIIIIGGFRSGLFTPTEAGAVAAFYALFVSVVVYREMTFSTLYHVLINAAKTTSVVMFLVASAAVSAWLITIAELPMMVSELLQPLVDSPRLLFIVIMLAIMVISTVMDLTPTVLILTPVLMPLVKEAGIDPVYFGIMFIINCSISLITPPVGNVLNVVCGVAKLKFDDAVKGVAPYVMVLFMLLALFIFIPELITAPLKWMS
- the yiaM gene encoding 2,3-diketo-L-gulonate TRAP transporter small permease YiaM, with amino-acid sequence MKRILEGILAIIIAILSCIIFINIILRYGFHTSILSIDELSRLLFVWLTFIGAIVAYMDNSHVQVTFLVEKLSPANQQRVSLLTHTLILLLCLGLAWGAIEKTAQDWSNLSPILGVPIGLMYAAAIPTSLIIALLELRHLYRQFTNTPSRNQQGA
- a CDS encoding DUF4862 family protein, which gives rise to MKTNNAGYIIGAYPCAPSFHQRSEEEEKDFWRQLSETPDILGLEQPCLENFHPLGDQWLLRHTPESWKFVVTAVMETMRRRSENSGFGLASSDEEQRQACVAYYRHLFNKINSLQANKVLALELQAAPLATNPNVMQATDAFARSLKEIASWDWPCKLVLEHCDAMTSSSPRKGFLPLENVLEVITDYDISICINWARSAIEGRNTTLPLTHTQMAKQAGKLGALMFSGTTLNGAYGEWQDLHAPFAPFCAESLMTTDHVRELFNVAESSTLHFAGIKLLEINATADVHHRIEILRNGIHSLNESR